In the Arachis ipaensis cultivar K30076 chromosome B04, Araip1.1, whole genome shotgun sequence genome, NNNNNNNNNNNNNNNNNNNNNNNNNNNNNNNNNNNNNNNNNNNNNNNNNNNNNNNNNNNNNNNNNNNNNNNNNNNNNNNNNNNNNNNNNNNNNNNNNNNNNNNNNNNNNNNNNNNNNNNNNNNNNNNNNNNNNNNNNNNNNNNNNNNNNNNNNNNNNNNNNNNNNNNNNNNNNNNNNNNNNNNNNNNNNNNNNNNNNNNNNNNNNNNNNNNNNNNNNNNNNNNNNNNNNNNNNNNNNNNNNNNNNNNNNNNNNNNNNNNNNaaaaaatggcttaaaaaatgttaggagtactataaaaatttgtaatgttctaatgacttaggtaaatacatgcatgtactcaaattttaaataaaatactctacatagtcaataacaatttagaaattaaagaaaatattttattccatacaaaacaattaaaaaatatattttattctatacagaataattttaaaaaaatggcttaaaaattattattgactatgtagagtatttctttaatgtactataaaaatttgtaatgtcctaatgacgtaggacattaaagaaatactctacatagtcaataataatttagaaattaaagaaaatatatttttatcatgtatttacaaacttttataatactcataacatcttttaagccatttttttaaaattattctgtatagaataaaatatattttttaattattttatatggaataaaatattttctttaatttctaaattgttattgactatgtagagtattttatttaaaatttgagtacatgcatgtatttacctaagtcattagaacattacaaatttttatagtactcctaacattttttaagccattttttaaattattttgcatacaataaaatatttttttgtggtataatttaaataaatttattaaaaaatattcatgagctattaagaatgggcagaagagtattgtataATCACATTAAAAATAGCTTTTAATAAGTACAAGTAACAACAATTGTGTTtagtaaaatagcttttaaaatttaaaaatactataatagacttattaattttttaacagtatAATTCAAATTATACCATGAATAATTCGAATCAGTCCAATTCGAATTACTTGGGAACGTGTGCatgggtgtaattcgaatcaggttgattcgaattagtgtgtgtgcAATTGTGTATAATTTGAATCaacatgattcgaattatatgtAAATACAGTTCGAACTTACctgattcgaactacatatatACGTGTTTTGGTTGATATATGAATCAGATTTGGCTTTTGGCGGATTTGTGTAAATAAATACTCACCTTGGCTTATTTTAGTTTTTTGTCctaattttgatgaataaaatagaaaatataaatatgtatgtaataattttttatttgtatttattattaagaTGAGACtaaatagcaaatcaaagagtgAGTACTCACAAAgtactaaaatatataaattaagactaattttttttatcttcatcccATCTAAAActcatgaataataaaataatttatttttagtaaaaaatttacTAAAGTATacctttttctttaaaaattacttcattttttatccatataaatcatatgattgcaaaaaatatatactcaacgtaaaccgctgctgcctCCAGCGGTTTAGGCACGTGTCCCAATACACATAAACCGCTATTTACAGTAACGGTTTATGGCCAAGCATCAACAAACAGAAACCGCGACCGCCTTTAGCGGTTTCTGTGTTCCCCCATTCGCACGTAATCCGCTGCTGGTTATAGCGGATTATGTGTTTCGGTAAACCGCGTAGCGGTTTTTATAGATAtatgaaacaatgtatttgcTTCTTCATATTTGAAACAATGCAATTGAGTAAATTtgagataaaaataatttatttatataaattgtcCTAAATTAAAATATGgatcttcaaaaataaaaaaattattaaaagaattaTAAATAAAANNNNNNNNNNNNNNNNNNNNNNNNNNNNNNNTAACTGGGCACTTAGCTATCACTAAATAAAGGAACTCACAAGAAGTTAGTACGAAAGACTCGAACCTGCATTTTTGGAGAATATGTTTCAAGCTTTTAACACGGTAACTTTGGATTTGAAATCCTCAAAGATCCATCTAGCTACTTCACATACATTTTTGTGGAACGAAAATATAATTGCAAAATAAAATGTTATATGCATACATATATATTCTAAAAGCAAAAGTTGTGTTTCATAGatctatttattttatataattctCAATTCAAACAAGTATGAATGCCTCCTATATACATATACTGTAGGTATGAAGAGAGAATTTTGTCTTCGGAAGTAAATTACATGAACATATAGAAAAGTTCAAGAGTAGCATCACCATCTTCTCCCAAGCTATAGTAGCCATTTAAGCATAAGTCCTATAATTATATTAGACTTCCATTCCAGAATATATTTATCCAAGTCTTATATATACTTAACTTACCAAAACACAGCAATATGATTGATTATCATCTCAATAGAGAGACTTACAATTCTTATCAACGTAACTAAGTACACTAGCTATCTAGCTATCTAATGTCCCTTTTCTTCCGTTGAATATCGATCTACCTTTGCTTTTACTTTTAACAAGACTAGTATattcttttattaaaataaaCGAACGAATGGACAACTGAACAAATCGCTAATTGCTgacataataattaataaataacaacaaatcatatattatacttatatatatacaGCGTACGTGTGGTAAATGTATATATATGGAATAGAATCATAcactataataatttaataatttatataCAATATAAAGGGATGATGGCCGTCATTATTACTCAGACCTAAGNNNNNNNNNNNNNNNNNNNNNNNNNNNNNNNNNNNNNNNNNNNNNNNNNNNNNNNNNNNNNNNNNNNNNNNNNNNNNNNNNNNNNNNNNNNNNNNNNNNNNNNNNNNNNNNNNNNNNNNNNNNNNNNNNNNNNNNNNNNNNNNNNNNNNNNNNNNNNNNNNNNNNNNtatatatatatatttattgaaaACACATATGTTTCATCGTGAGAAGCAACATAAATTGCGACAAAACAAGAAGTACGAcatcaaaaacaaaataaaggtTGCTTACACAGTAACATTTTTGTTGATATATATGTGATATGGAATAACATTGCCAAAGGATGAGTAGTTGCCCTTGTAGGTCAAGGCTTAAAACTAGGTTGCTAATAACATATATGATGCACTTTCTTCTCTCTTGAAGCCATAGCTGttattcttgttgttgttgttgttgaaaacaCCGTTATCCTCCCAGCAGGAGGATCTAAAATTGAGATTCATTATTTTGGAAGAAAAAAACAAGGAAGGTGCATCATCAGTTGGTGACAAGAGCAAAATAGAATGATGATAGTGCTCTAGTGAGGGGAACATGTTGGGTAGTGTGATAATAAGTAGTGGAGCGAATTAAAGCATCTTCCATGGGATATACGGATATACCCTTTACGCACACTTAAGTGTTATTTTGCCTTTGATGATGCCATTCACTTTTTTGATAAAATAATCATCAAGCTGCTGACATTTgcaatttttctgtttttgggcTATCAAGTGATCATGGGCCTAGCTATCTCCAATCATGTTTCTCTCCATTTTGCAAGCTAGGAGTTTTAAATGCAGCCGAGACTTGGAGCTAGTAGCAGAATCTGCTGCCTCACAAGAAGCTGCATCCGAGTTCAAGTcctataaaaagaaaataaacccTTAAATAAATTCATGTAGTGTGTAAGTGTGTTGTGTAAATgtgtaatacatgaataataccTAGGATTAGAGACTGTCTAATTCatctgataaaaaaaatttaattaactaACTTCGAAATAGTCAACCATTTGACCTAACACAAATAgtatttgcatggttttgtggTCAGTGTCATTCCTGTAAAATTAACTTTTATATGGAAAGAACATTGTTGTAATGCACTAGTATTGGGTGAGATTTAAGTATTTGTGGTGGGGTAGTAGTTTTTCGCAATTTGCAAAAAGCATAAAAgaccaataatttttttttcgcaaCCTACGAAATAGGTTAAAAAAGAATTATACTTTTTGCAACATGCCAAAAGCACCTTACATTAATGGTTGCATTTTGTAACTTGTGAATTGTGTTAAGTGTTAGTTTTAATATGATTTTGTTTggcaaattttaaaaaagaatagGCCCAAATATATGTATTTTTACTTATTGCTTGGCCCATTTTAATAGAAAATACCAATTTTAAAGTTATATTAAAATCTTTTATCCTAATTCTTATACAAAAAGAAAGGTAAATTCAAATAGAACTAAAAATTAATAGTCGATACTCCAATNNNNNGTCATCGCCTAACCAGAAGTTTGGTGTACAGGTACAGGAATTTCATATTAATATGTTTCGGGACCCGCCACAACATAACCCACCTTGTTATTGTGTTTTTTGGTACCATGACGTAGTCAATTTGGTCAAGCCATTCAATTCGAATTAGTCCAAATCTCAGGCAACATAAAATAAGAGGAGTTTGATTTCAAACCGCTTTAATCGATTGAAGTGGTAaactatatattttaaaatatataagctTAGTTGACTTATCAACGCGGAAACTTAAGCAAGCTAGGTCATGGTGCCAAAGGTTATATAATTCGGAGCTTACACATGTATCCGGCTAGTTTCTATTAAGATAGATAATATAGATGCACACATATTACCACAAGCCATGATTCTTCAATCTGCATTTCACTACTATTCTCATATCATCATTTTGATGATAATATCCATATATCCATTGTTATTGGCATGTGCAAAAGACCCAACCATAGCAAAACCTGGTTGTGTTTCCACATGTGGGAACGTTGACATCGCTTACCCTTTTGGGATGAACGACTCCAATTGCTATGCTCACAAATTTTTCGAGATAGAGTGCAAAAATCACAAGCCTTACCTTGCATCATTCAATCTTGAGGTCACACAAATTTATGTAAACGTAAGCATACCCATATCTTTATTTTTGATAAATTCAATTACttttttatgaatttaattttgatacatttaCAATTATTCGAACATANNNNNNNNNNNNNNNNNNNNNNNNNNNNNNNNNNNNNNNNNNNNNNNNNNNNNNNNNNNNNNNNNNNNNNNNNNNNNNNNNNNNNNNNNNNNNNNNNNNNNNNNNNNNNNNNNNNNNNNNNNNNNNNNNNNNNNNNNNNNNNNNNNNNNNNNNNNNNNNNNNNNNNNNNNNNNNNNNNNNNNNNNNNNNNNNNNNNNNNNNNNNNNNNNNNNNNNNNNNNNNNNNNNNNNNNNNNNNNNNNNNNNNNNNNNNNNNNNNNNNNNNNNNNNNNNNNNNNNNNNNNNNNNNNNNNNNNNNNNNNNNNNNNNNNNNNNNNNNNNNNNNNNNNNNNNNNNNNNNNNNNNNNNNNNNNNNNNNNNNNNNNNNNNNNNNNNNNNNNNNNNNNNNNNNNNNNNNNNNNNNNNNNNNNNNNNNNNNNNNNNNNNNNNNNNNNNNNNNNNNNNNNNNNNNNNNNNNNNNNNNNNNNNNNNNNNNNNNNNNNNNNNNNNNNNNNNNNNNNNNNNNNNNNNNNNNNNNNNNNNNNNNNNNNNNNNNNNNNNNNNNNNNNNNNNNNNNNNNNNNNNNNNNNNNNNNNNNNNNNNNNNNNNNNNNNNNNNNNNNNNNNNNNNNNNAAATGATTTGATAAGtataactaaattattatttttatgatttttgtatGTGTGACATAGATTAGTACGGTGGAGATCAAGAACCCAATCTACTATAGCTGCCAAAGCAAAAACGCTTTCATAAACCTAAAAGGAAGCCCTTACGTGTATTCCCAAGAATATGACAAATTCATGGCCATTGGTTGCAACAAACTAGGGTTCTTGCGTTCCAACGGTTCAACGGTTGGCGGTTGCGTGTCCATCTGCGACGACGACGAAGCGGTTGGAAATGTTGAATTCGAGAACGACGGTTGCCATGGGAGATACTGCTGTGAGACTTCACTGCCTATGCATGTTTGGGAGTACAACGCAACAATAAGGGATATTGGAGATGGAAGTGAGAGCAACATGTGTAGCTATGCCATGATTGTGAGTGATGCTTGGCTTCAGAGTTATGGTTTGGGGATTCAGAAACTTAGTAACGTAGTAAACATGGTTGATGTTCCTGCTGTTCTTGAGTGGGAGGTTGGGTATGATATGGGGATCAATAATTCAacactctcttcttcttctcatgctCGTTGTGACGCTTCGAGTCTTGCGTCTCCAACCAACACTACCTCTGGTTTTAGGTGTCGCTGCTTGGATGGTTACGATGGCAATCCCTACATTCAAGGGGGTTGCAACGGTACGATGATGCTATGGACAAATTAAATATTCTAACTCTTATTTCTAaaatgaataattatatttaCATCTTTGCTATATTTCAGCTGTGGCATCCGGTAAAGAAAATGGATCCAAATGGGCTATAGTAGGTACGTGTATCTACCTTATATACTTCTATATGTTGGCCAATTCTATAGTACCTATGACTTGGTATCTAAattttgtctaatttttttttgtagtaaattttaaatttttaaaaattatttatttttatatcttttaaattaaatactaATTTTTAACTCTTTTTAGTAAATAGGCACCACATTTTAGACACCATAACATTCACCCTATATGTTTATATATGAATGTTTTTCATTCATATATAGTGCTCATAAATTAATGATGAATGGCATTGAGGAATTAAAAACTGCCATTACATGGATATAGTCATACATTCAATAATAAATGGATTAAAAACAATGAATTTCTTTGGGCTATTATTGACGAATTTTGTCCCACAAAATAAATCTTTTATGTTTGAGAATTATTTTCTATAGGAATATGAAAAAAATTGGCGACCAAAAAATTTGATGCCACTTTTAGGGACGAATTTTGTTTCCGTCATTACCCACCAATGTCTATAGCTAAACTTAAAAAATACctagatcctctaaattttaaattttactttagaggataaagtgtgatctctcacccttaaatagtttctctttcatattttttcttggtcccacctatgaaatcaatggtgagagatcacattttactctataaagtaaaaattcaaaatttagaggatccaaattcaatAGAGAGAGTATAAATGGatcaaaaaagaaaattttctcATTATTTGACAGATTTTATTCATTGCAAAATAAATCTTTCACGTTATTTGTCGTTAGTCAAAAacaagttattatttattttttcattatatAGCTAAAAAATCAATGACTTCAGCATCTCATTAACGATGaatattgttattagtgactgattttaaaatttgatgtcaCTTGTAATAAATTTTATCAATCATTATTTCAATCATTAACAGCAATTTCTGTCGgtaaactaaataaaatttgtTGGTAATTTGAAAGATTCTAGTAGTTAGTGTATCTCCATTGTGAAATTGGACATACAAATTGACAGATTAAATATGgttcaaaaattaatttggtaTTTCATTGAGATGTATGCAGGAGTTTCATCAAGTCTTGGGTCAGTCATTTTACTCCTTGGTGGATGGTTGTTGTACAAACTTATAAGGAAGAGAATAATAAAGAAACGCAAGGAAAAGTTCTTCAAGAAAAATGGCGGTTTGTTGTTAAAACAAAAGTTGTCTTCAGGCGAAGAAAATGTTGACAAAGTTGTTCTCTTCACCTTAAAAGAATTAGAAAATGCCACTGACAACTTCAATCTAAACAGAGTTCTTGGAAAAGGAGGTCAAGGTACCGTTTACAAGGGAATGCTAGTAGATGGCAAAATCGTTGCAGTTAAAAAGTTCAAAGTCCAAGGAAACACTGCagaattcatcaatgaattcGTTGTTCTTAATCAAATTAACCATAGAAATGTGGTTAAGTTATTAGGGTGTTGTTTGGAGGATGAAGTTCCTTTGCTCGTTTATGAGTTTATTCCCAATGGTAACCTTTATGAACATCTTCATGAACAAAATGAGGATTTACCAATGACATGGGACATGAGATTGAGAATTGCGAGTGAGATTGCAGGAGCACTTTTTTACTTACACTCCATTGCTTCTCAACCCATTTATCACAGAGATATCAAATCAACAAACATACTATTGGATGAAAAGTACAGGGCAAAAGTGGCAGATTTTGGAACCTCTAGAATAGTTTCTGCTGAAGTTACTCATCTCACTACGGTAGTTCAAGGAACTTTTGGTTATTTAGATCCCGAATACTTTCAAACTAGTCAGTTTACTGATAAGAGCGATGTTTATAGTTTTGGAGTAGTGCTTGTCGAACTTTTAACCGGACAGAAGGCAATATCGTCGATAAGATCGGACGAAGTGAGGGGTCTAGCTTCGTTTTTTGTTGTGTGTATGGAAGAGAATCGGGTATTTGACATTGTTGACAAAAGAGTGTTGAAGGAGGGAGAGAAAGAACATATAATTGCAGTGGCTAATCTTGCATATAGGTGTTTAGAGTTGAACGGGAGAAAAAGGCCTACTATGAAAGAAGTTACCTTGGAATTAGAAGAGATTAGAAGATTGGATTATTGGAAGGGTGGTTCGGCACAAGAAAAGTTTGAAGAAATTGAGCTTGATAGAAATGAAGACAATCAACTATGGGATGGATATTCTAATGTGTCAGAAACATTGCACACTACTACAAGTAGCAGCAGGGAACTCTCCGAGATTATGCCTATTCTTACAATCAAATAATTGGAGTTGTTCTTATAGTGTACATATATTATGTTGTCTTGAATTTAGTATTCGTCTTACTAGAGTTATACACATTTATGTTTTAGAAACTTTACATGTACGAATTGAAGATTCCTCAACgtgtgttttttctttttaagatttttcgtttttgtttctaattttttttttccattttgaaGGAATTTAGATTAGTCGGATGATGCATCCTAGCTAAAAATTCATGGTGAGGAGCAAAACATATATAACTGGACTCATAACGCTTTATAAAATACTTATTATATAAACGTTCTATTAATGAAAAGATTCATAGAactttaaaatctaattttagtCATTTAGGTGCAAAATCTTTGTAggaaaattcaataatttctcacatgttattaaagtttcatttAAGGTGTTTATTCCGGtacgttaaaaaataaatacatattaatataatgaatatATGGCTTAATGTGAAATGGAATATAGATTATATAATTTATATC is a window encoding:
- the LOC107636042 gene encoding wall-associated receptor kinase-like 10, which translates into the protein MILQSAFHYYSHIIILMIISIYPLLLACAKDPTIAKPGCVSTCGNVDIAYPFGMNDSNCYAHKFFEIECKNHKPYLASFNLEVTQIYVNISTVEIKNPIYYSCQSKNAFINLKGSPYVYSQEYDKFMAIGCNKLGFLRSNGSTVGGCVSICDDDEAVGNVEFENDGCHGRYCCETSLPMHVWEYNATIRDIGDGSESNMCSYAMIVSDAWLQSYGLGIQKLSNVVNMVDVPAVLEWEVGYDMGINNSTLSSSSHARCDASSLASPTNTTSGFRCRCLDGYDGNPYIQGGCNAVASGKENGSKWAIVGVSSSLGSVILLLGGWLLYKLIRKRIIKKRKEKFFKKNGGLLLKQKLSSGEENVDKVVLFTLKELENATDNFNLNRVLGKGGQGTVYKGMLVDGKIVAVKKFKVQGNTAEFINEFVVLNQINHRNVVKLLGCCLEDEVPLLVYEFIPNGNLYEHLHEQNEDLPMTWDMRLRIASEIAGALFYLHSIASQPIYHRDIKSTNILLDEKYRAKVADFGTSRIVSAEVTHLTTVVQGTFGYLDPEYFQTSQFTDKSDVYSFGVVLVELLTGQKAISSIRSDEVRGLASFFVVCMEENRVFDIVDKRVLKEGEKEHIIAVANLAYRCLELNGRKRPTMKEVTLELEEIRRLDYWKGGSAQEKFEEIELDRNEDNQLWDGYSNVSETLHTTTSSSRELSEIMPILTIK